Sequence from the Calidithermus timidus DSM 17022 genome:
GCCCATTGCTCGGGCGCTCAGGCCACCGGGTAGGCGTGAACACCCAAGGTACCTAGCCCGGTGTGAGCGGTGACGATGGAGCCCATGCGGATGACGCGCCCCTTGTCGAGCAGCACCCCCGCTTTGTTGGTGAGTTCCTTGATCTCCTCGAGCACCTCGCCGGGAGCGTCGGCGTGGGCGATGGTGACCCGCACTCGCCGGCCCTTGAGGGGCTCGAGCGCCTGCTTGACCAGGTTCTGCGCCACCGCAGCCTCACGCACCGCCCGCACCATCTTGATCTTGCCCTCCTGCACGGTGAGGATGGGCCGCAGCCCCAGCAGGTCGCCGATGGCCTGGCCAATCCTGGGTAGGCGTCCCCCACGCACGAGGTGCTCGAGGCTGGCCACGCTGAAGAGGATGGCGTCCTCCCGCTGAATACGGCGCAGCTCGGCGACGATGGCTTCCTCCTCCCAGCCCATCGCCACGCACTCGGCGGCCCGGTAGACCAACGCCGACAACCCCCCCGAAACGGTGCGGCTGTCGAAGATCCGAATGCGGCCCGGCGCGACCTTGCCTGCCGCCTCACGGGCCCGCTCTACGGTGAGCGAGATCTCTCCCGAGAGGTGGATGGACAGCAGGCGGTCGTAGTGGCGCAGGTAGCGCTCGTAGACCTCGATGAAGTCCCCGACCGTGGGGGGTTCGGTGCTGGGGTGAGCCCCCTGACGAATCTGAGCGTAAAGGCTGTCCGGGTCGAGCTCACGCCAGTCCTTGTAGCGCGCAGAGCCTACCTGTACGTACAGCGGAACCAGGCCCACTCCCAGCTCTCCGGCAGCCGCCGGAGAAAGGTCGCTTGCCGAATCGGTGATGATCCCCAGCTCCATGGAAAACCTCCAGCAGAACTGAAACTTAGAGCGCAGACTGGACTCGCTCAAAAAGTTTCGGCCAGAGTTTACTACATCCATGTACTCGAGGGCGCGCAGTTTTCACAAACAACCTGGCTGGCAGGGGTGACAATAGGGGCAGGTGTGTAGGATGCAGCTTAGGGCTACGCCACTTCTGCGCTGATATACACTGGCTCCCGTGACTCGGGTACTCTTTCTCAGCGATGCCCCCATGATCGGCGGCAGCGAGGTGTACTTGCGTGAGATGCTCCCCCGGCTGCGCGCGCTGGGGCTGGAGCCCGAAGTGGCCCTGCCGAAGCTCGAGGGCAACCGCCCCATCCGCGAAGCGTTGGCCGAGCGGGGCATTACGGTACACGCTTACACCGATCCCGCTGAAATCCCCAAGCAGTACGACCTGTATCTCGTCTCCACCTGGTATCCGCAGAACGCGCTGCGTTTTCACCGCCTTCTCCCCCAGCCCCCCATCATGCTGGTTCACGATCAGATCGAGGTCTGGTATCCCCTAGGGCTATACCGGCTCTACCGGCTGGGCTATCGGCTGCTGCAGGTGCCCAACCTACAGCGCTCCAAGGCGGTGATTACCGTCTCGCACTGGGCTGCCCGCTGGCTGAAGGAGGTCCACGGGGTGCGACCGGAGGTCTATGGCGTGCCCAACGGCGTGGACACCGAGAAGTTCCGCCCCCCCCTGCCGGGCGAGCGCGAGGTCCTGCGGCAGAAGCTGGGGCTCGAGCGCTTCAGCGTGCTGGTACCGCACCGCATGAGCCCGGAGAAGAACCACGGCTCCGTCCTGCTGGCTGCCCGCCAAACACCCGAGGCGGACTACCTCTTCGTGGGCGCGGGCGAGTTGATGGGCTACTGGCAGAAGGTCGCCCGGCTCCTGGGGCTACGTAACGTCCGCTTCCTGGGCCGGCGAATGGACATGCCCGAGCTTTACCGCGCCGCCGACGCCATGCTCCAGCCCACCCTGGGGGAAAACCTCTCGTTGGTGACGCTGGAGGCCATGGCCAGTGGACTGCCGGTGATCTCCAGCCCCATTCCCGCTCAGGCCGAGCTGATCGAAGATGGGGTCAACGGGCTGTTGGTACCTGCGCGACCCGGCCCCATCGCCCGCGCCGTACGGGAACTGGCCGCCGATTGCGCTAAAGCTCGCCGCTTAGCCGAGGTCGCGCGGGCCAGGGTACTGCAGCAGCACACGCTCGAGGCCACTGCCCAGCGCCTAGCAGAAGTACTGCATAATTACTAATGGGTATTTATAAGCTATACACCTACCCTTTACTGTCCTTGCACGCCCTTCTTGAGCAACCTTCAAACCTCCGAGTTCTGCCCTTGAGAGAATGATGCATGATCGAAGTGACCTTCGTTACTGACGCCCCCCGCATAGCGGGTAGCGAGATCTGGCTCCTGACCCACCTCCCTCGACTGCGCCAGCAAGGCTTTTCCCCTCGGGTCCTCCTGCCTAACACGAAGATCTTAAATGAGTACGCTCAGCATCTCGAGTACTCCGGGGTTCCGGTGCACCGCTTCCCTAACCTTGCTGAAGCTGCTTTACAGACTACCAATGCTCACCTACGGGTCATCCAAGCATGGAGTCCAGCGACCTATAACTTTCTCCTTACCCGCCTACCCAGCCCCAAAGCAGCCCTTATCCACGACCAGCTTGAGTATCACTACCCGGCTGGAGTGCGCGGTCTGTACCGCCTAGTCTACAGGCTCACCAAGTCACGGGCCCTGATGAGATCGGATGCACTGATCACAGTGTCAAGGTGGGGTGCGCGCTTCATGGAGCAGTACTTAGGCCTATCCAAGGTACTGTCGGTATGCAACGGCGTCGATGCTGAGCGGTTTAAGCCTAATCCTCAGCAGCGCGAAGCACTACGACAGGGCTACGGTTTCCGCCATTTCACCGTACTGGTTCCTGGGCGAATGGCACTGGAGAAAAACGCCCTTGCCTCAATCCGAACTGCCCGCCTGGCACCGGAGCTCGAATTTGTCTTCGTCGGAGACGATGACTCTAGCATCGGCATGACGGTCAAGTGGCTCGCACGCTACTGGCGACTGAACAATGTGCGCTTCTTGGGGAAACGCTGGGACATGCCCCAACTTTACCAAGCCGCCGACGCAGTGCTGCAACCAACCCTTGCTGAGAATCAGTCGTTGGTAACGCTCGAGGCCATGGCTAGTGCCCTACCAGTCGTTACTACACCTATCCCATCTCAGGCCGAGCTCATCACCCACGAGCACGACGGTCTATTGGTCCCTGCGCATCCCGAAGCTTTGGCCGAGGTACTAAGGAAACTAGCCCACAGTTCCGCCCTCACGGCACGGCTTGGGGCTGCAGCTAGAACCCGGATCCTCAACAATCATACCCTCGAGCACAGCACCGACGCGCTGGCACAAGTGCTAGCCCGGCTAATTCAAAATTAGCGCCTGTCCTGATCGCTGCTGTTGTGCTATAAACTCCGATAATGCGCTTATACCGAATCGGCCTGTTCACCGACGTCTATCTACCCAATCCCAACGGCGTCTCGACGAGCATCTACCTGCTGCTGCGCGAGCTGCGACGGATGGGGCACGATGCTTGGGTGATGGCCCCCGAAGGCCCCAACGACCCCACCGGTGAAGAGGCGGTGGTGCGCATCCCCAGCGTGGCCTACCCCTTCTTCGAGGGACAGCGCCTGGCCATGCCCTCCAACCGCTACCTGCCCACCAAGTTCGAGATCATCCACACCCACACCCCGCTGTTTTTGGGGCTTTGGGGCAGCAGGCTGGCCCGCAGGCGGGAAATCCCCCATATCTCGACCTTTCACACCCACTACGAGAAGTACGCTCACTACGTTCCCGGTCTGGCCATGCTCGACCGCTATACCGGGCTCATCCAGAGCCTCTCCCGCGCTTTCTACAACCGCTGCGAGGTGGTCATCGCGCCCACCGAGCCAGTCAAGGCCCTTGTCGAGTCCTACGGGGTCGAGCGCCCCATCTCGGTAATCCCAACCGGGGTGGACACCGACATCCTCGAGCAGGCTCCCGAAGTACCCTCCCCCTGGCCCCCGGGCAAGCGCCGCCTGATCACGGTGGGAAGGCTGGGCAAGGAGAAGAGCTTCGAGGTGGTGCTCGAGGCCTTAGCGCGAATCCGGCCTCACGCCGACGCCCACCTGGTCCACGTGGGCGAAGGGCCGGAAGAGGCTAATTTGAAGGCTTGGGCAGCCAAGCTGGGGGTGCTCGAGCACGTTACCTTCGTAGGGGCGGTGCCCTACCGGGCGATTGGTGGGTACTACCGTCACGCCGAGGTGTTCTTGTTCGCCAGCGAGACCGAGACCCAGGGCTTGGTGCTGTGGGAAGCCCAAGCCATGGGCGTACCGGTAGTGGTGGTGGGGGCCGAGGGCACCTTACAGGGGGTGGACGAGGGCCGCAGCGGCTACCTGGTGCCGCCCAGGGATGCCCACTGCATGGCACAGCGCACGCTCGAGCTCCTTGCCGATGAATCCCTGCGCCAGCGCCTGAGCCAAGGGGCCCGCAAATTCGCCCAAGCCCGCAGCGCCCGCCGCATCGCCGAGTCTATCGTGGGGCTCTACGACGAAGCCCGCGAGATCCAGCAGATCGAGCCCAAAAAGCTCATCTTTCCCTTTCCCCGTCTTCCGCGAAGTAGCCTTCCGTCCTCCCGCTGAGGTTGCGTAGCTGTTGCGCCAGGAAGGGCAACAGCCCCTTCTCGAGTCGGCGGGGTGAGGTGCGCACCATGGCCTCGGGCACATAGCGCACCCGCCCCCGCTCCTGTAAGGCCAGCCCCAACAGCACATCCTCGCGCGCGTGCACCGGGGGGTAGCCGCCCACTTCGAGCGCCACCTCCCGCCGGAAGGCCATGTTGGCCCCGCCCAGGTTGGGCTTGCCCAAAGCGGCCATCAGCCGCAAGAACAGCCGGTAGGCCCACTCCGAGGCCCACTCCTCCCACGGGCGCAAGCCGTAGAAGGCCATGGGGCCGTACAGCGCCACCGCCCCGTCAGTGTAGCGGGCGAGGGCCTCGAGCCACTGCGGCTGCGGCAGCGAGTCGGCGTCGGTAGAGGCCACCCACTCGCCGGTGGCGGCCTCGAGGCCCGCCTGCCGCGCCGCCGCGACCCCCGGGGTGGGGCAGGTGACCACCCGCGCACCGTACCGTCGGGCGATCTCGGCGGTGGCGTCGGTAGATCCGTTATCCACGACGATGACCTCGTGAGGGGGTAGGGTCTGGCGGGCGAGGGCCTCGAGCGCCCCACCGATGAAAGCTTCCTCATTGCGGGCCGGGATCACCACCGAAAAACGCTGCAAATCACGCCTCCGTCACATCGCCTGCGGGAAACGGCTCGCTGTTTCCCCTAGGCAGGCTTTTCCGAACTCCCTTTATACTTTACCCGTGTTCCGGATCTTACCCTGGCGGCAGCGCGGTTTGGGCGCGCTGCTGCGGCTCATGCTCGCATGGGGGCTGCTCGAGGGCGTTAGAAGCGGCTTCTACGCGGGCTACCTCATCCTCTACGGGCCCAAAGAACTCGGCCTGAACGCGGCGATTGTGGGCCTGTCCTTCACCATTCACCTTCTGGCCGATAGCTTCGGCAAGGGGGTCGGGGGGTATTTGGTTCAGCGTTACGGGATCGGTGTAGTGACCATCTTCGGCGCAGGGATGGGGATGCTGGCGCTCTACGGCGCCTCCTCGGTGAAGTCCCCCCTGCTGTTGTTCCTGATCTCAGGGGTGTGGGGCATCTCCCTGGCGAGCATCCTGCCCGGGCTCAAGACCCTGAGCAGCCGCCTGGCCTTTCAGGGCCGCGAGGGTCGGGCCCTGACCCTCACCGACGGGCTCACCGCCCCCTGGGCCGGGATCGGCCTGCTGGGCGTGGGCCTGGTGACCAAGCACAACCCCGACCTGGCCTTCGCCCTGCTGCTGGGCGGCCAGATCGCGGCCGTACTGCTGGGGATCAGCCTGCTGGGCCTGCCCATCGCTATGCGGCTGCACAAGCGGGAGTACTACCCCTGGCGACGGCTGCTCATCTTCATCCCCGCAGCCTTCGGCCAGACCTTCGCCCCGGCCATGATCGGCTTCCAAGTGCTGCCCTTCGCCCAAAAGATTGGCCTGCTACCCTGGCAGGTGGTGGTACTGATGGTGCTGGGAGGCAGCCTGGTCTTTGCCCTGGTGCCCTTCACCGGCCGTATCGCCGACCGAGTCTCCCCCCGCTGGCTGCTGATCCTGGGCCTGGCAACCCTGGGTGCTTCGATGTTCTGGCTCGCCTCCAAGCCCGGCTTCGGCGAGATGCTCCTGCTGGCCGTGGTCGCGGGCGCGGGCTTCGCCTGCTTCGTGCCGAGCTGGAACGCGCTGGTGATCCGCATCCTGCCCGAGGCCAACCGTGCGGCGGCCTGGGGTACCCTCCTGATGGTGGAAGGGCTGGGCTTCGCCTTAGGACCCTCCGCCGGCGGGTTCATCACCGCCACATTCAGCACCGTCTCGGTCACCGCCCGGGTCGGGGGCGCGATCCTCCTGGTGCTGAGCGTCTTCTACCTGATCGTGCTATGGAGGCCTTTCTGGAAACGCTGATCGGACTCATCCTGCTGGCTTACGCCTTGGCCGAGGTGCTCGGCCGCTGGATGGGGGTGGGGGCATTGGCCTGGGGCAAGCGCTCCGAGCCCAAAATCGCCCTCACCTTCGACGACGGCCCCAGCGAGCGCACGCCCGAGTTGCTGGCGCTGCTCGAGCGCCACGGCGTCAAGGCCACGATGTTCCTCACCGGCCAAAAAGCCGAACAACACCCCGAGCTCGTCGAGGCCATCCGGGCTGCGGGGCACCAGCTCGAGGCCCACGGCTACTGGCACCGGCCCGCGCTGCTGATGGCTCCCTGGACCGAGTGGGCCCACATCGCCCGCAGCCCTGGGCAGCTCTACCGCCCGCCCTGGGGCATCCACTCCCCCTTCACCCGCCTCTTCGCCCGGCTGCAGGGCAAGCAGGTGGCGCTGTGGGACCTCGAGTCGCGCGACTGGCTCGAGCAAGACCCCGCCGCCCTGGTCGAGCGGCTGCTGTTCTACGTCAAGGGCGGCTCGGTGATCCTGCTGCACGACGGCCCCGAGCGCACCCTCAAGTTGCTCGAGCTCCTGCTGCCCCGGCTCAAGGAGTACGGCTACCAACCCGTGCGGATGGACGAGATGGAGCTGCGGCCCCTAGGCCCGCGGCAGGGGCTCGAGCGGGCCCTGCAGGGCAGCGAGGAGCGCTTCGACGCCAAGGCCGAGGTGTACAAGGCCGGCTACCGCTACAACAACGTCCTGCGGCTGCAAAAGCAGCAGTACCACGGCCCTGAACTGCCGGGCTACCCGCAAGGGACGCCCTGCATGTGGATCCACTTTGAGTCGGCGCGGTTGGCTGCCATGAGCCCCATGCAGGCGCTGCGGGCCTTCCGCGAGACGCTCAAGGAGGCCGCCCGGGTGCTCGAGGCCCATCCCGACGTGCGCTTCATCTACGGCATGAGCTACCTGGGCGAGGGGGCTAAGGCGCTGGGCTTCGAGATGCACCCCCTGCCCCGCCGCGACGAGCTTTTGTCCAAGGTCACCACCGCCTGGTTCTCTTGGCTCTACCGCGGCGAGCTACCCAAGCACCTCTTCAGCGACCCCGCCCAGATCGTCTACATGACCCGCGAGACCCTGCTCAGCCGCTACGGGAGCGCGAAGCCCGCAACCACGCCTTCTTCCCCACCCCCGGCACCCGCTCAACCTCAAAGCCCGCCTGCGTGAGATTGCGGCGAACGGAGCCCGCAACCGAGTAGGTTGCCAACCAGGCCCCTGGCCGGGCGGTTCGGTGAAGTTTGCGCATGACCTCGAGGCTCCAGGGCTCGGGGTTGACCGCGGGGCTGAAGGGATCGAGGTAGATCGCCGTGGCCCAAGCTCGCGGGAATTGGGCCTTCGTCACGTCCTCGAAGCGGATTTCCAAGCTGCCCCACTCGCCCAACAGCCGCAGGGGCTCGAGGGATCTGCTCGCGCCGGGCCAACGCTCCAGCACCTGCGCCCAAACTCCCCGCGCCACCTCGCCGAGGGGCACCTCTACCGACTCCAGCAGCGCCCGCTCGACCGGGGCGAACTCGTAGCCGAGGTACTCCAGCCGCACCCCCCGGCTCAGGGCGCTCTCCAGCGTGACCCGGAGGTTGACCCCGAGGCCAAAGCCGATCTCGAGCACCCTGGGCTTGGGGTGGAGGTGGGTGCGGGTGAGCTCGAGGTAGAGCCTGCGGGCCTGGGTCAGCGCCCCGTGCACCGAGCTATAGGCTTCCTTGAACAGCGGGTGCAGCAGCGTGGACGATCCGTCGGCGGTTTCCAGGCGCTCGAAGGGCCTGGGTTCAGGAGCGTTCAAGCCGCACCTTCTCGGCCTCCTGGCGCATCAGGGCCCACAGCGCCTCGACGTGGCGGCGTTCGGTGAGTTCCGCCCCGATGGAGACGCGCACCATCCAGCGGCCCTTGAGGATGGCGGGCGTCAGGTAGGCTTTGCCAGAACGGTTGACCCGGTTCACCCAGTCCAGGGTGTGCCGGTCGAGTTCTTCCGGGCTGAGGCCCTCGGGCTCGTAGCGGAGGCAGACGGTTTGCAAAGGCACGGGAGCCAGCAGCTTCCAGCCGGGGGCCTGGCGCACCTGGGCCTCGAGCCAGCGGGCGTTCTCGAGGTCGCGCCGCAACCGCGCCTGCAAGCCCTCGACCCCCTCCGCCAGCAAAGCGAACCACAGCTTGAGCGCCCTAAAGCGCCGCCCCAGCGGGATGCCCCAGTCGCGGTAGTTCTTAGCGCTCCCGTCGGCGGCGGTCTGCAGGTAGGAGGGATTGGTAGACATCACCCGCACGAGGTGCTCGGGGTCACGCACGTAGTACAGCGAGCAATCGAAAGCCGCGCCCAGCCACTTGTGGGGGTTGAGCACGATGGAGTCGGCGTGCTCGATGCCCTCCCACATCCAGCGGCACTCCGGCAGGATCATGGCCGAGCCCGCCATCGCCGCGTCCACGTGCAGCCACAGCC
This genomic interval carries:
- a CDS encoding glycosyltransferase family 4 protein; amino-acid sequence: MRLYRIGLFTDVYLPNPNGVSTSIYLLLRELRRMGHDAWVMAPEGPNDPTGEEAVVRIPSVAYPFFEGQRLAMPSNRYLPTKFEIIHTHTPLFLGLWGSRLARRREIPHISTFHTHYEKYAHYVPGLAMLDRYTGLIQSLSRAFYNRCEVVIAPTEPVKALVESYGVERPISVIPTGVDTDILEQAPEVPSPWPPGKRRLITVGRLGKEKSFEVVLEALARIRPHADAHLVHVGEGPEEANLKAWAAKLGVLEHVTFVGAVPYRAIGGYYRHAEVFLFASETETQGLVLWEAQAMGVPVVVVGAEGTLQGVDEGRSGYLVPPRDAHCMAQRTLELLADESLRQRLSQGARKFAQARSARRIAESIVGLYDEAREIQQIEPKKLIFPFPRLPRSSLPSSR
- a CDS encoding glycosyltransferase, which codes for MQRFSVVIPARNEEAFIGGALEALARQTLPPHEVIVVDNGSTDATAEIARRYGARVVTCPTPGVAAARQAGLEAATGEWVASTDADSLPQPQWLEALARYTDGAVALYGPMAFYGLRPWEEWASEWAYRLFLRLMAALGKPNLGGANMAFRREVALEVGGYPPVHAREDVLLGLALQERGRVRYVPEAMVRTSPRRLEKGLLPFLAQQLRNLSGRTEGYFAEDGERER
- the mnmD gene encoding tRNA (5-methylaminomethyl-2-thiouridine)(34)-methyltransferase MnmD, whose product is MNAPEPRPFERLETADGSSTLLHPLFKEAYSSVHGALTQARRLYLELTRTHLHPKPRVLEIGFGLGVNLRVTLESALSRGVRLEYLGYEFAPVERALLESVEVPLGEVARGVWAQVLERWPGASRSLEPLRLLGEWGSLEIRFEDVTKAQFPRAWATAIYLDPFSPAVNPEPWSLEVMRKLHRTARPGAWLATYSVAGSVRRNLTQAGFEVERVPGVGKKAWLRASRSRSG
- a CDS encoding glycosyltransferase family 4 protein — encoded protein: MIEVTFVTDAPRIAGSEIWLLTHLPRLRQQGFSPRVLLPNTKILNEYAQHLEYSGVPVHRFPNLAEAALQTTNAHLRVIQAWSPATYNFLLTRLPSPKAALIHDQLEYHYPAGVRGLYRLVYRLTKSRALMRSDALITVSRWGARFMEQYLGLSKVLSVCNGVDAERFKPNPQQREALRQGYGFRHFTVLVPGRMALEKNALASIRTARLAPELEFVFVGDDDSSIGMTVKWLARYWRLNNVRFLGKRWDMPQLYQAADAVLQPTLAENQSLVTLEAMASALPVVTTPIPSQAELITHEHDGLLVPAHPEALAEVLRKLAHSSALTARLGAAARTRILNNHTLEHSTDALAQVLARLIQN
- a CDS encoding polysaccharide deacetylase family protein, which gives rise to MEAFLETLIGLILLAYALAEVLGRWMGVGALAWGKRSEPKIALTFDDGPSERTPELLALLERHGVKATMFLTGQKAEQHPELVEAIRAAGHQLEAHGYWHRPALLMAPWTEWAHIARSPGQLYRPPWGIHSPFTRLFARLQGKQVALWDLESRDWLEQDPAALVERLLFYVKGGSVILLHDGPERTLKLLELLLPRLKEYGYQPVRMDEMELRPLGPRQGLERALQGSEERFDAKAEVYKAGYRYNNVLRLQKQQYHGPELPGYPQGTPCMWIHFESARLAAMSPMQALRAFRETLKEAARVLEAHPDVRFIYGMSYLGEGAKALGFEMHPLPRRDELLSKVTTAWFSWLYRGELPKHLFSDPAQIVYMTRETLLSRYGSAKPATTPSSPPPAPAQPQSPPA
- a CDS encoding MFS transporter, giving the protein MFRILPWRQRGLGALLRLMLAWGLLEGVRSGFYAGYLILYGPKELGLNAAIVGLSFTIHLLADSFGKGVGGYLVQRYGIGVVTIFGAGMGMLALYGASSVKSPLLLFLISGVWGISLASILPGLKTLSSRLAFQGREGRALTLTDGLTAPWAGIGLLGVGLVTKHNPDLAFALLLGGQIAAVLLGISLLGLPIAMRLHKREYYPWRRLLIFIPAAFGQTFAPAMIGFQVLPFAQKIGLLPWQVVVLMVLGGSLVFALVPFTGRIADRVSPRWLLILGLATLGASMFWLASKPGFGEMLLLAVVAGAGFACFVPSWNALVIRILPEANRAAAWGTLLMVEGLGFALGPSAGGFITATFSTVSVTARVGGAILLVLSVFYLIVLWRPFWKR
- a CDS encoding glycosyltransferase family 4 protein, which codes for MIGGSEVYLREMLPRLRALGLEPEVALPKLEGNRPIREALAERGITVHAYTDPAEIPKQYDLYLVSTWYPQNALRFHRLLPQPPIMLVHDQIEVWYPLGLYRLYRLGYRLLQVPNLQRSKAVITVSHWAARWLKEVHGVRPEVYGVPNGVDTEKFRPPLPGEREVLRQKLGLERFSVLVPHRMSPEKNHGSVLLAARQTPEADYLFVGAGELMGYWQKVARLLGLRNVRFLGRRMDMPELYRAADAMLQPTLGENLSLVTLEAMASGLPVISSPIPAQAELIEDGVNGLLVPARPGPIARAVRELAADCAKARRLAEVARARVLQQHTLEATAQRLAEVLHNY
- a CDS encoding DegV family protein: MELGIITDSASDLSPAAAGELGVGLVPLYVQVGSARYKDWRELDPDSLYAQIRQGAHPSTEPPTVGDFIEVYERYLRHYDRLLSIHLSGEISLTVERAREAAGKVAPGRIRIFDSRTVSGGLSALVYRAAECVAMGWEEEAIVAELRRIQREDAILFSVASLEHLVRGGRLPRIGQAIGDLLGLRPILTVQEGKIKMVRAVREAAVAQNLVKQALEPLKGRRVRVTIAHADAPGEVLEEIKELTNKAGVLLDKGRVIRMGSIVTAHTGLGTLGVHAYPVA